One region of Juglans regia cultivar Chandler chromosome 4, Walnut 2.0, whole genome shotgun sequence genomic DNA includes:
- the LOC118348152 gene encoding uncharacterized protein LOC118348152 — MNVPSRVKVFAWRARRNGLPTLLNLKTGKVVEEAICEWCNEDDEDINHALLNCKTVREIQYRGNNGDLEKLFLIAWGMWYRRNQRLQADVVLTSRQATENALITYKSHLQIQEPHGGKTVCRWLPPEQGMLKLNVDGAVFANQRRARVGVILRDDKGGVILLACKKENEINDPLEIELLAILRGLQICLPLGIPQLVIESDYLLLVDEIRNDKASRSLHENLVT; from the exons ATGAATGTGCCAAGTAGAGTCAAGGTCTTTGCGTGGAGGGCCCGTAGGAATGGACTACCAACTTTGCTAAACCTTAAAACAGGCAAGGTTGTTGAGGAAGCTATCTGTGAGTGGTGTAATGAGGATGATGAAGATATCAATCATGCTCTACTAAATTGTAAAACTGTCAGAGAG ATACAATATAGGGGTAACAATGGCGACTTGGAGAAGTTGTTTTTGATAGCATGGGGTATGTGGTATAGAAGAAACCAGAGACTACAAGCAGACGTGGTTCTTACTTCTAGACAGGCAACTGAGAATGCTCTGATCACCTATAAATCTCACTTGCAAATCCAAGAACCTCATGGTGGAAAGACAGTGTGTCGATGGTTGCCTCCTGAACAAGGGATGCTAAAACTTAATGTGGATGGGGCAGTGTTTGCAAACCAACGAAGGGCGAGGGTGGGAGTTATCCTACGAGATGACAAAGGTGGTGTAATCCTCTTAGCTTGTAAGAAGGAAAATGAGATTAATGACCCTCTTGAGATCGAGCTGCTTGCAATCTTGAGAGGTCTCCAGATTTGTCTTCCTCTTGGGATACCACAACTTGTTATTGAGAGTGACTATTTGCTTCTGGTAGATGAAATACGAAATGACAAAGCTTCAAGATCACTTCATGAAAATCTTGTGACATAG
- the LOC109013738 gene encoding uncharacterized protein LOC109013738 isoform X2: protein MNKVKKDESCVSALEDEAIEVEHLLAEPKNEHVSVDGVLSFGEESLEKCFQIEDFSCGFGFGLALNNGGLDSNTTQEGEDLQLEVLDGLLDELDEVDDLDATNGLSSACDCEDFLLDIEFAEKASKLDSGPSEATCLGNSSLESLSPGLSGSCNGAVGISESSTATILESECKNNALDKIVTCKLHGGFMSKCGCQPPAEDSIHMASIELRKLDDLDHDENLLACGILSTGTGKRSLEVSRIDELLREKRLRKPTRRYIEESSAKKSGYLKGREKYPVASTKDTSLKVKSCNELHNTGRRASTVIHEEKSLCGIRVRRGRPKKLVPQSGLESDKEPLSSESEDNCATKKKAKKHDRRKHQRMWTPSEVIKLVDGISEYGVGRWTDIKRLLFSTSAYRTPIDLRDKWRNLLRASGAEKPNKKGVEQKQEHSLRPLPSSLLRRVRELAKIHPYPRVRISKKSCIGQVAPAMHPGACKSAPPSSLSGRRVRRKNFT, encoded by the exons ATGAATAAG GTAAAGAAAGATGAATCTTGTGTTTCTGCTTTAGAAGATGAAGCAATTGAAGTTGAGCACTTACTTGCGGAACCAAAAAACGAGCATGTTTCAGTAGATGGAGTCTTAAGTTTTGGTGAGGAGAGTCTGGAAAAATGCTTTCAAATTGAAgatttttcatgtggatttGGGTTTGGACTAGCATTGAATAATg GTGGTTTGGATTCTAATACAACTCAGGAAGGAGAAGACTTACAACTTGAA GTTCTTGATGGATTGCTGGATGAACTTGATGAAGTGGATGATCTGGATGCAACAAATGGTCTCTCCAGCGCATGTGACTGTGAAGATTTTCTTCTGG ACATTGAATTTGCTGAAAAGGCTTCCAAATTGGATTCTGGTCCCAGTGAGGCAACGTGTTTGGGAAACTCGAGTTTAGAGAGTCTGTCTCCTGGATTAAGTGGAAGTTGTAATGGTGCTGTAGGGATATCAGAATCATCAACTGCAACTATTCTAGAATCTGAATGCAAGAACAATGCTCTTGACAAGATAGTAACTTGCAAGTTGCATGGTGGCTTCATGAGCAAATGTGGGTGTCAACCACCAGCTGAAGACAGTATCCACATGGCTTCAATTGAGTTAAGAAAACTTGATGACTTGGATCATGACGAAAATCTTTTAGCGTGTGGTATCTTGTCTACTGGGACTGGAAAGCGATCTTTAGAAGTGAGCAGGATTGACGAACTTCTTAGAGAGAAGAGATTGCGTAAGCCTACTCGAAGGTACATTGAAGAGTCTTCAGCTAAAAAATCAGGATATTTGaagggaagagaaaaatatCCTGTGGCATCTACAAAAGATACGAGTCTGAAGGTCAAATCTTGTAATGAACTTCATAATACAGGACGTAGAGCATCGACCGTGATTCATGAGGAGAAATCTTTATGTGGTATTAGAGTGCGGAGGGGACGTCCAAAGAAACTGGTGCCACAATCG GGGCTTGAATCTGACAAGGAACCCCTCTCATCTGAATCTGAAGATAACTGTGCAACCAAAAAGAAAGCTAAGAAGCATGATAGGAGGAAGCATCAAAGGATGTGGACTCCTTCCGAGGTGATAAAGTTGGTTGATGGTATTTCTGAATATGGAGTTGGCCGATGGACTGACATAAAAAGGCTCCTGTTTTCAACAAGTGCTTATCGCACACCCATTGATCTCAGG GACAAGTGGCGAAATCTTTTAAGAGCTAGCGGTGCTGAAAAACCAAACAAGAAAGGG GTTGAGCAAAAGCAGGAGCATTCCTTGCGGCCCTTACCAAGTTCCTTGCTACGCAGAGTCCGTGAGCTGGCCAAAATTCATCCGTATCCAAGGGTGCGCATCTCTAAGAAATCATGCATTGGCCAAGTTGCGCCTGCAATGCATCCTGGTGCATGTAAAAGTGCTCCTCCATCTAGTCTTAGCGGGAGACGTGTGCGAAGGAAGAATTTTACTTGA
- the LOC109013738 gene encoding uncharacterized protein LOC109013738 isoform X1: MGKEALHKKVANVECQKVKKDESCVSALEDEAIEVEHLLAEPKNEHVSVDGVLSFGEESLEKCFQIEDFSCGFGFGLALNNGGLDSNTTQEGEDLQLEVLDGLLDELDEVDDLDATNGLSSACDCEDFLLDIEFAEKASKLDSGPSEATCLGNSSLESLSPGLSGSCNGAVGISESSTATILESECKNNALDKIVTCKLHGGFMSKCGCQPPAEDSIHMASIELRKLDDLDHDENLLACGILSTGTGKRSLEVSRIDELLREKRLRKPTRRYIEESSAKKSGYLKGREKYPVASTKDTSLKVKSCNELHNTGRRASTVIHEEKSLCGIRVRRGRPKKLVPQSGLESDKEPLSSESEDNCATKKKAKKHDRRKHQRMWTPSEVIKLVDGISEYGVGRWTDIKRLLFSTSAYRTPIDLRDKWRNLLRASGAEKPNKKGVEQKQEHSLRPLPSSLLRRVRELAKIHPYPRVRISKKSCIGQVAPAMHPGACKSAPPSSLSGRRVRRKNFT, translated from the exons ATGGGGAAAGAAGCTCTGCATAAGAAGGTTGCCAACGTTGAGTGCCAGAAG GTAAAGAAAGATGAATCTTGTGTTTCTGCTTTAGAAGATGAAGCAATTGAAGTTGAGCACTTACTTGCGGAACCAAAAAACGAGCATGTTTCAGTAGATGGAGTCTTAAGTTTTGGTGAGGAGAGTCTGGAAAAATGCTTTCAAATTGAAgatttttcatgtggatttGGGTTTGGACTAGCATTGAATAATg GTGGTTTGGATTCTAATACAACTCAGGAAGGAGAAGACTTACAACTTGAA GTTCTTGATGGATTGCTGGATGAACTTGATGAAGTGGATGATCTGGATGCAACAAATGGTCTCTCCAGCGCATGTGACTGTGAAGATTTTCTTCTGG ACATTGAATTTGCTGAAAAGGCTTCCAAATTGGATTCTGGTCCCAGTGAGGCAACGTGTTTGGGAAACTCGAGTTTAGAGAGTCTGTCTCCTGGATTAAGTGGAAGTTGTAATGGTGCTGTAGGGATATCAGAATCATCAACTGCAACTATTCTAGAATCTGAATGCAAGAACAATGCTCTTGACAAGATAGTAACTTGCAAGTTGCATGGTGGCTTCATGAGCAAATGTGGGTGTCAACCACCAGCTGAAGACAGTATCCACATGGCTTCAATTGAGTTAAGAAAACTTGATGACTTGGATCATGACGAAAATCTTTTAGCGTGTGGTATCTTGTCTACTGGGACTGGAAAGCGATCTTTAGAAGTGAGCAGGATTGACGAACTTCTTAGAGAGAAGAGATTGCGTAAGCCTACTCGAAGGTACATTGAAGAGTCTTCAGCTAAAAAATCAGGATATTTGaagggaagagaaaaatatCCTGTGGCATCTACAAAAGATACGAGTCTGAAGGTCAAATCTTGTAATGAACTTCATAATACAGGACGTAGAGCATCGACCGTGATTCATGAGGAGAAATCTTTATGTGGTATTAGAGTGCGGAGGGGACGTCCAAAGAAACTGGTGCCACAATCG GGGCTTGAATCTGACAAGGAACCCCTCTCATCTGAATCTGAAGATAACTGTGCAACCAAAAAGAAAGCTAAGAAGCATGATAGGAGGAAGCATCAAAGGATGTGGACTCCTTCCGAGGTGATAAAGTTGGTTGATGGTATTTCTGAATATGGAGTTGGCCGATGGACTGACATAAAAAGGCTCCTGTTTTCAACAAGTGCTTATCGCACACCCATTGATCTCAGG GACAAGTGGCGAAATCTTTTAAGAGCTAGCGGTGCTGAAAAACCAAACAAGAAAGGG GTTGAGCAAAAGCAGGAGCATTCCTTGCGGCCCTTACCAAGTTCCTTGCTACGCAGAGTCCGTGAGCTGGCCAAAATTCATCCGTATCCAAGGGTGCGCATCTCTAAGAAATCATGCATTGGCCAAGTTGCGCCTGCAATGCATCCTGGTGCATGTAAAAGTGCTCCTCCATCTAGTCTTAGCGGGAGACGTGTGCGAAGGAAGAATTTTACTTGA